A window from Blastocatellia bacterium encodes these proteins:
- the eno gene encoding phosphopyruvate hydratase (catalyzes the formation of phosphoenolpyruvate from 2-phospho-D-glycerate in glycolysis), with product MRHPDDATRAVITRIHAREILDSRGVPTVEAEVVLVGGAVGRASVPSGASTGEGEAWELRDGDPRRYQGKGVRQALAHITGPLAERLVGMNAFDQAAIDQAMIDLDGTENKRRLGANAILAISLAVARAAAAAVGLPLYRYLGGAAAATLPVPLMNILNGGVHADNTLDLQEFMIVPVGAPSFAEALR from the coding sequence ATGAGACACCCTGACGACGCAACCAGAGCAGTCATCACCCGCATTCACGCACGCGAGATCCTCGACTCGCGAGGAGTGCCGACGGTAGAAGCCGAAGTTGTCCTGGTCGGTGGAGCTGTCGGGCGCGCATCGGTTCCATCGGGCGCTTCGACGGGCGAAGGAGAAGCCTGGGAACTGCGTGATGGCGACCCCAGGCGGTATCAGGGGAAAGGCGTCCGCCAGGCTCTGGCCCACATCACGGGACCTCTGGCCGAACGCCTCGTCGGGATGAATGCCTTCGATCAAGCCGCCATTGATCAGGCCATGATTGACCTTGATGGGACCGAAAACAAACGGCGACTGGGAGCCAATGCGATCCTGGCCATCTCGTTGGCCGTCGCGCGGGCGGCAGCGGCAGCCGTGGGCCTGCCCCTCTATCGCTACCTGGGAGGAGCTGCCGCCGCCACTCTCCCCGTCCCGCTCATGAACATCCTCAACGGAGGCGTCCACGCCGACAACACTCTCGACCTGCAGGAATTCATGATCGTGCCCGTGGGCGCTCCGTCGTTTGCCGAAGCCCTCCGCT
- a CDS encoding PBP1A family penicillin-binding protein yields MKERLLGLLRRRIILCSILLTILCGGLVGLSIAYALDHSELAVMVAQLSDYQASVLTRVYADDEQTVIGEFYLERRIPIPYHQIPDHVRKAFIAIEDARFYEHYGIDPIRIVGAFIANVRAGGTVQGGSTITQQLAKMLFLNPERTYSRKIKEALLALLIERYYTKEQIIELYCNQIYLGGNAYGVEAAAQYYFGKSAAELTLEEAAMLAALPKAPQLYSPLLRPQAALQRRNQVLEKMAEEKYISREQARAAMARPIRLSTGGRVDNVRSPYAYFVEDVRRYLEDKYGTRRTHTGGLQVYTTLNPAAQRAAVRAVRNGIHAYERRHGWRGRLENILDQKQNLLSYRHPDWETRFEVGDYYPCLVMSVTDREALVRLGQYAARVTPRDAPWGRPLTKLVRPGDLPVCQVHAIDDQAREMKVTLLQPPEVQGALVAIELPSGEIKALVGGYDFNTSRFNHATQALRQTGSAFKPFIYAAAVEAGLTPDDRVWDAPLTIGDWTPHNYDGTFKGLITIAQAVAESRNIPAVRVLQRIGVAKAARMVERLGLPNPMAPFLPSALGATEEPLLAMTAAYAIFANQGLRVHPHSIRRVIDRDGKELEHWEAPPPERVLDPYVASTMVTLMQGVVNSGTAARIRSYPEFAPWPIGGKTGTVNDFTDAWFIGYTPTVATGVWIGFDEKKSLGNKETGAVAALPIWIEFMKEYLKDKTPQPFQLTTEMPEWIAKARERTGRPASGAVGIPEPPPPVATTLPRLVEPGADGSGRPAGNAPSERRLPDIILKPTQVPAELPREPETSKKKPGKNG; encoded by the coding sequence ATGAAAGAACGGCTTCTCGGCCTGCTCCGCCGCCGGATCATCCTGTGTTCGATTCTTCTGACGATCCTCTGCGGGGGTCTGGTCGGCCTCTCAATCGCTTATGCGCTCGACCATTCCGAGCTGGCGGTCATGGTGGCTCAGTTGAGCGATTACCAGGCGAGCGTGCTGACGCGCGTCTATGCCGATGACGAACAAACGGTCATCGGCGAATTTTACCTGGAGCGGCGCATTCCGATCCCCTACCATCAGATTCCCGATCATGTGCGAAAGGCTTTCATCGCCATCGAGGATGCCCGCTTCTACGAGCACTACGGGATTGATCCCATTCGCATCGTCGGGGCTTTCATCGCCAATGTGCGGGCGGGAGGAACGGTTCAGGGCGGCTCGACCATCACGCAACAACTGGCCAAGATGCTCTTTCTCAACCCCGAGCGGACTTACTCCCGCAAGATCAAGGAAGCTCTGCTCGCGCTTCTCATCGAGCGATACTACACCAAGGAACAAATCATCGAACTCTACTGCAATCAGATTTATCTTGGCGGAAACGCCTATGGGGTGGAAGCGGCAGCACAATATTATTTCGGCAAGTCCGCTGCTGAGCTGACGCTGGAAGAGGCGGCGATGCTGGCGGCCCTGCCGAAAGCGCCGCAGCTTTACTCGCCCTTGCTGCGGCCTCAGGCGGCGCTTCAACGGCGCAATCAGGTGCTGGAGAAGATGGCCGAGGAAAAATATATCTCCCGCGAGCAGGCGCGGGCAGCGATGGCTCGACCGATTCGGCTGAGCACGGGCGGACGGGTGGATAACGTGCGCTCGCCTTACGCCTATTTTGTCGAGGACGTGCGGCGGTATCTCGAAGACAAATACGGGACGCGTCGCACGCATACGGGCGGGCTTCAGGTCTACACCACGCTCAATCCGGCCGCTCAACGGGCCGCGGTGCGCGCCGTTCGCAACGGCATTCATGCCTACGAGCGACGCCATGGCTGGCGCGGCCGCCTGGAAAACATTCTCGATCAAAAGCAGAACCTGCTGAGCTATCGTCATCCCGACTGGGAGACGCGCTTTGAGGTGGGCGACTACTATCCCTGCCTGGTCATGTCGGTGACCGACCGCGAGGCCCTGGTGCGATTGGGCCAGTACGCGGCGCGGGTGACGCCCCGTGACGCGCCCTGGGGACGCCCGCTCACAAAGTTGGTGCGTCCGGGCGATCTCCCCGTCTGCCAGGTTCACGCCATTGACGATCAGGCCCGGGAGATGAAAGTCACCCTGCTTCAGCCGCCGGAGGTTCAAGGGGCATTGGTGGCGATTGAACTCCCTTCGGGCGAAATTAAAGCCCTCGTCGGAGGCTATGACTTCAACACCTCACGGTTCAATCATGCGACGCAGGCGCTGCGTCAAACGGGATCCGCCTTCAAGCCGTTCATCTACGCTGCCGCCGTGGAAGCGGGCTTGACGCCCGACGATCGCGTCTGGGACGCCCCGTTAACCATCGGCGACTGGACTCCTCACAACTATGATGGGACGTTCAAGGGCCTGATCACCATCGCTCAAGCCGTCGCCGAGTCCCGCAATATTCCCGCCGTGCGCGTGCTGCAACGAATCGGTGTGGCCAAAGCCGCGCGCATGGTGGAGCGTCTCGGATTGCCCAATCCGATGGCTCCTTTCCTGCCGTCGGCATTGGGAGCGACAGAGGAACCGCTGCTGGCGATGACGGCCGCTTATGCCATCTTCGCCAATCAGGGCCTGCGCGTTCATCCTCACTCCATCCGCCGGGTCATTGATCGCGATGGCAAAGAGCTTGAACACTGGGAAGCTCCCCCACCGGAGCGCGTGCTCGATCCCTACGTCGCCTCGACGATGGTCACCCTGATGCAGGGCGTCGTCAATTCCGGCACCGCTGCCCGCATCCGAAGCTATCCTGAATTCGCTCCCTGGCCCATCGGAGGAAAGACGGGAACCGTCAACGATTTCACCGATGCCTGGTTCATCGGCTACACCCCGACGGTCGCCACGGGCGTGTGGATCGGATTCGATGAGAAGAAGAGCCTCGGCAACAAAGAAACGGGAGCCGTCGCCGCGCTTCCGATCTGGATCGAGTTCATGAAGGAGTATCTGAAGGACAAGACGCCGCAGCCTTTCCAACTGACGACGGAAATGCCGGAGTGGATCGCCAAGGCGAGAGAGCGAACCGGGCGTCCGGCCAGCGGCGCTGTCGGCATTCCCGAACCGCCTCCGCCGGTGGCCACGACGCTTCCCCGCCTGGTCGAACCGGGAGCTGACGGGTCGGGGAGACCGGCAGGAAATGCTCCCTCCGAACGACGTCTTCCGGACATCATTTTGAAACCCACTCAGGTCCCCGCCGAACTGCCCCGCGAGCCTGAGACATCGAAAAAGAAACCGGGAAAGAACGGATGA
- a CDS encoding MogA/MoaB family molybdenum cofactor biosynthesis protein, with amino-acid sequence MGQIRAVVLTISDSVARGERADASGPALIEALQALGATLVAHDVVPDEREVIAERLRAYADREDVNLILTTGGTGLSPRDQTPEATRDVIEREVPGLAEAMRLATFTAGTPRAILSRAIAGIRSRTLIINFPGSVRGVRETFAVIRPVLPHAIDVLSGQTSHCGDSSP; translated from the coding sequence ATGGGACAAATTCGCGCCGTTGTTCTGACCATCAGTGATAGCGTGGCCCGGGGCGAACGCGCGGACGCTTCGGGACCGGCGTTGATCGAAGCTTTACAAGCGCTGGGCGCGACGCTCGTCGCCCACGACGTCGTCCCCGACGAGCGAGAGGTGATCGCCGAGCGACTTCGCGCCTATGCGGATCGTGAGGATGTCAACCTCATCCTGACCACCGGAGGAACGGGACTGTCGCCGCGCGACCAGACCCCCGAAGCCACCCGCGACGTCATCGAACGAGAGGTTCCCGGACTGGCGGAAGCGATGCGACTCGCCACCTTCACCGCCGGAACGCCACGAGCCATCCTCAGCCGCGCCATCGCCGGAATTCGATCGAGGACGCTCATCATCAACTTCCCCGGCAGCGTGCGCGGCGTTCGAGAGACGTTCGCTGTGATTCGCCCCGTCCTGCCTCATGCCATTGACGTCCTCTCCGGCCAGACGAGCCACTGTGGGGACTCATCTCCCTGA
- a CDS encoding DUF4385 family protein, with product MTKKQAILLVCEREGLSTVGASELELIRRRVGELLGGPRAPSRTYIIQVLQEAGKRVLVHDRYTAVIPDEPYASELAGLLKFDTFEAAEATLEHLTQRYRHYKQLGDAKGAAYVRQLALVGKQRARAAARAARSPDKRAVKAEIANWFTVWLYSPDVFADWLILRKQAPEFLARFGRVAAAADASLKNHGTNSRRCSDHQ from the coding sequence ATGACGAAGAAGCAAGCCATTTTGCTGGTGTGCGAGCGCGAGGGCCTCTCGACGGTCGGCGCGTCGGAACTGGAGTTGATTCGCAGGCGCGTCGGCGAGTTGCTCGGAGGCCCGCGCGCGCCGTCGCGCACCTATATCATTCAGGTGTTGCAGGAGGCGGGCAAACGAGTCCTGGTCCACGATCGTTACACCGCTGTGATTCCCGACGAGCCGTATGCCAGCGAACTGGCCGGCCTTCTCAAGTTCGATACCTTCGAGGCTGCTGAAGCTACGCTTGAGCATCTCACCCAGCGATACCGACATTACAAACAGCTCGGCGATGCCAAAGGAGCGGCCTACGTTCGACAGCTCGCGCTGGTGGGCAAGCAACGGGCCCGCGCTGCCGCTCGCGCTGCCCGATCGCCCGACAAGCGGGCGGTGAAAGCGGAAATTGCCAACTGGTTCACCGTCTGGCTTTACTCCCCCGATGTGTTTGCCGACTGGCTCATCCTCAGAAAGCAAGCTCCCGAATTCCTTGCCCGATTCGGGCGGGTAGCTGCTGCCGCTGACGCTTCGCTCAAGAATCATGGGACAAATTCGCGCCGTTGTTCTGACCATCAGTGA
- the nagA gene encoding N-acetylglucosamine-6-phosphate deacetylase: protein MTDVPKIVLRNGRLILPDRILEGAAVVVEGRRIADIVSDGNPPAVDVGVDLAGAYLAPGMIDIHIHGARGVDLLTASPEGLRRWAQFLLTEGVTGFLPTTVPTDEAGYREVLRSLGDYLSAGPPSDAARILGIHFEGPFVNPFRAGALRVEYLRSYRQPDDLGVFLSGDFPVRPFVRMMTLAPEIHGGLDLVHELAARGFLLAIGHSQALVGECQQAARHGVRHITHFFNALAPLHHRNPGVVGWGMVADSVTVDLIADGHHLDELMIELVRRTKGPQRIALISDAIAPTGLGDGSFEVWGQTIRVSGGKTANPAGSLAGSVITLRDAVRNLRRWGVPLTEIMQMASLVPARLLGLEAEFGSIEPGKRADLIAFDEETTIRFVMLDGNIVVGNGTAISPAGS, encoded by the coding sequence ATGACGGACGTGCCGAAAATTGTTCTCCGCAACGGTCGTTTGATTCTCCCCGACCGAATCCTCGAAGGGGCTGCGGTCGTCGTCGAGGGCAGGCGCATTGCCGATATTGTCAGCGACGGGAATCCTCCGGCGGTGGACGTAGGGGTTGATCTCGCAGGCGCGTATCTTGCTCCCGGCATGATTGACATCCACATTCACGGAGCGCGAGGGGTTGATCTGTTGACGGCTTCGCCGGAGGGATTGAGGCGGTGGGCGCAGTTCCTCCTGACCGAAGGGGTCACCGGCTTTCTTCCCACGACGGTTCCCACCGACGAGGCCGGCTATCGGGAGGTGCTCCGGTCGCTTGGGGACTATCTCTCGGCGGGACCGCCTTCGGATGCGGCTCGAATTCTCGGCATTCACTTCGAAGGGCCGTTTGTCAATCCTTTTCGCGCCGGCGCGTTGCGCGTCGAGTATCTGCGGTCCTATCGTCAGCCGGACGATCTCGGCGTTTTCCTCAGCGGCGATTTCCCGGTTCGGCCTTTCGTCCGCATGATGACGCTCGCGCCGGAAATTCACGGGGGTCTCGACCTCGTTCACGAACTCGCGGCTCGGGGTTTCCTCCTGGCCATCGGTCACAGCCAGGCGCTGGTGGGTGAATGTCAGCAAGCCGCCCGGCACGGGGTGCGACACATCACCCACTTTTTCAACGCGCTCGCCCCTTTGCATCATCGGAATCCCGGAGTTGTCGGCTGGGGCATGGTCGCCGACAGCGTCACGGTGGATTTGATCGCCGACGGTCACCATCTGGATGAGCTGATGATCGAGCTGGTGAGGCGGACCAAGGGACCGCAACGCATCGCGCTCATCAGCGATGCCATCGCTCCGACCGGCCTGGGCGACGGATCTTTCGAGGTGTGGGGACAAACCATTCGCGTGAGTGGAGGGAAAACGGCCAATCCCGCCGGAAGCCTGGCCGGTTCCGTGATCACCCTTCGTGATGCTGTGCGCAATCTGCGCCGGTGGGGAGTCCCTCTGACCGAAATCATGCAGATGGCATCGCTTGTTCCGGCGCGACTGCTCGGCCTGGAGGCGGAGTTCGGTTCGATTGAGCCCGGCAAGCGAGCGGACCTCATCGCCTTTGACGAAGAGACGACCATTCGATTCGTCATGCTCGACGGCAACATCGTCGTCGGTAACGGAACCGCCATTTCCCCCGCGGGGAGTTGA